Proteins encoded together in one Vigna angularis cultivar LongXiaoDou No.4 chromosome 5, ASM1680809v1, whole genome shotgun sequence window:
- the LOC108319619 gene encoding tropinone reductase homolog At2g29260, chloroplastic isoform X2 — translation MHLNSLINPTSYLPLPSNRTTTSFIFNHGRKISKSNCIRSQSTQQRWTLQGMTALVTGGTRGIGRAIVEELTGFGARVHTCARNEHDLTVCLKKWNDSGFEVTGSVCDVSVPKQREALMESVSSLFHGKLNILINNVGTNIRKPVTDFTSAEFSTLIDTNLGSVFHICQLAYPLLKASGMGSVVFVSSVSGFVSLKSMSVQGATKGAINQLTRNLACEWAKDNIRSNAVAPWYIRTSMVEQVVLLLCPVTIG, via the exons ATGCATCTGAATTCCCTCATAAATCCAACTTCTTATCTTCCATTACCGTCAAACCGCACAACCACCTCTTTCATTTTCAATCACGGAAGAAAAATATCAAAGTCCAATTGCATTCGAAGCCAGTCTACACAGCAAAGGTGGACTCTTCAGGGGATGACAGCTCTCGTAACTGGTGGGACTCGCGGAATTGG GCGGGCCATTGTGGAGGAATTGACGGGGTTTGGAGCCAGAGTTCATACCTGTGCCAGGAACGAACACGATCTCACCGTATGCCTGAAGAAATGGAATGATTCGGGCTTTGAGGTTACTGGCTCAGTTTGTGATGTCTCAGTTCCAAAGCAGAGGGAGGCGCTCATGGAGTCTGTTTCCTCTCTTTTCCACGGGAAACTCAACATCCTT ATAAACAATGTAGGGACAAACATTCGGAAACCGGTGACAGACTTCACAAGTGCAGAGTTTTCCACTCTCATTGATACCAATTTGGGATCTGTCTTTCACATATGTCAACTTGCATATCCACTTTTGAAAGCATCGGGAATGGGAAGTGTTGTGTTTGTCTCTTCTGTTTCTGGTTTTGTCTCACTGAAGTCAATGTCTGTTCAAGGAGCAACAAAAG GGGCAATTAATCAACTCACAAGAAATCTAGCTTGTGAGTGGGCAAAAGACAATATAAGGAGTAATGCAGTGGCACCTTGGTACATCAGAACTTCAATGGTAGAGCAGGTTGTTCTTCTGCTTTGTCCTGTAACCATTGGTTAG
- the LOC108319649 gene encoding tropinone reductase homolog At5g06060 has product MGERNSGSKSSRWSLQGMTALVTGGSKGIGYSIVEQLAELGATVHTCSRNQAELNESLNEWTAKGYRVTGSVCDITSRVNREELIATVSSQFNGKLNILVNNVGTNVQKQTLDLTAEDFEFLMNTNLESCFHLSQIAHPLLKASEAASIIFISAIAGVVATNLASIIYSAAKGAINQVTKNLACEWAKDNIRTNCVAPGPIRTPLLDKHSKEETVMNAVISKTPLGRIGEAEEVSSLVAFLCSPAASYITGQIICVDGGFTVNGLHLV; this is encoded by the exons atgGGTGAGAGAAACAGTGGAAGCAAAAGCAGCAGGTGGTCTTTGCAGGGCATGACAGCACTTGTCACAGGTGGATCCAAAGGAATCGG atattctATCGTGGAGCAGTTGGCAGAGCTTGGGGCCACTGTACACACTTGTTCTCGGAACCAAGCTGAACTCAATGAATCCTTGAACGAATGGACCGCAAAAGGATACAGAGTAACCGGTTCGGTCTGTGACATCACCTCTCGTGTTAACAGAGAAGAGCTCATAGCTACTGTCTCCTCTCAGTTCAATGGCAAACTCAATATCCTT GTAAACAATGTGGGAACAAACGTACAGAAGCAGACCCTGGATTTAACAGCGGAAGATTTTGAATTCCTGATGAATACGAATCTTGAATCCTGTTTCCACTTAAGCCAGATTGCACATCCTCTCCTAAAAGCTTCAGAAGCTGCAAGTATCATTTTCATATCTGCCATTGCTGGTGTTGTAGCTACAAACTTAGCATCCATTATATATAGTGCAGCAAAAG GAGCGATAAACCAAGTGACAAAAAATTTGGCATGTGAATGGGCCAAAGACAACATAAGGACTAATTGTGTTGCACCAGGGCCAATTAGAACCCCTCTTTTGGACAAG CACTCTAAAGAGGAAACAGTTATGAATGCTGTAATTTCTAAAACCCCTCTGGGACGGATTGGAGAGGCAGAGGAGGTGTCTTCGTTGGTGGCATTTCTGTGCTCGCCTGCAGCCTCTTACATCACAGGACAGATCATTTGTGTTGATGGCGGCTTCACTGTAAACGGCCTCCATTTAGTTTAG
- the LOC108319621 gene encoding tropinone reductase produces the protein MGERNSGSKSSRWCLQGMTALVTGGSKGIGYSIVEQLAELGATVHTCSRNQAELNESLNEWTTKGYRVTGSVCDITSRVNREELIARVSSQFNGKLNILVNNVGTNLQKQTLDFTAEDFAFLMNTNLESCFHLSQLAHPLLKASEAASIVFISSAAGVIASNIASVVYSAAKGAIHQMTKNLACEWAKDNIRSNCIAPGVIRTPLAEKHFKEETIRNAVISQTPLGRIGEAEEVSSLVAFLCLPAASYITGQTICADGGFSVNGLYIF, from the exons atgGGCGAGAGAAACAGTGGAAGCAAAAGTAGCAGGTGGTGTTTGCAGGGAATGACAGCACTGGTCACAGGTGGATCCAAAGGAATCGG atattctATCGTGGAGCAGTTGGCAGAGCTTGGGGCCACTGTACACACTTGTTCTCGGAACCAAGCTGAACTCAATGAATCTTTGAACGAATGGACCACAAAAGGATACAGAGTAACCGGTTCGGTCTGTGACATCACCTCTCGTGTTAACAGAGAAGAGCTCATAGCTAGAGTCTCCTCTCAGTTCAATGGGAAACTCAATATCCTT GTAAACAATGTGGGAACAAACTTACAGAAGCAGACCCTGGATTTTACAGCGGAAGATTTCGCATTTCTGATGAATACGAATCTTGAATCTTGTTTCCACTTAAGTCAGCTTGCACATCCTCTCCTAAAAGCTTCAGAAGCTGCAAGTATCGTTTTCATATCCTCCGCTGCTGGTGTTATAGCTTCAAACATAGCATCCGTTGTATACAGTGCAGCAAAAG GAGCTATACACCAAATGACAAAAAATCTAGCATGTGAATGGGCCAAAGACAACATAAGGAGTAATTGTATTGCACCTGGGGTAATCAGAACCCCTCTGGCGGAAAAG CACTTTAAAGAGGAAACAATTAGGAATGCTGTAATTTCTCAAACCCCTCTGGGACGTATTGGAGAGGCAGAGGAAGTGTCTTCGTTGGTGGCATTTCTGTGCTTGCCTGCAGCCTCTTACATCACAGGACAGACCATTTGTGCTGATGGCGGCTTCTCTGTGAACGGCCTCTACATATTCTAG
- the LOC108319619 gene encoding tropinone reductase homolog At2g29260, chloroplastic isoform X1 — protein MHLNSLINPTSYLPLPSNRTTTSFIFNHGRKISKSNCIRSQSTQQRWTLQGMTALVTGGTRGIGRAIVEELTGFGARVHTCARNEHDLTVCLKKWNDSGFEVTGSVCDVSVPKQREALMESVSSLFHGKLNILINNVGTNIRKPVTDFTSAEFSTLIDTNLGSVFHICQLAYPLLKASGMGSVVFVSSVSGFVSLKSMSVQGATKGAINQLTRNLACEWAKDNIRSNAVAPWYIRTSMVEQVLSNKDYLEEVYSRTPLRRLGDPTEVSSIVAFLCLPASAYITGQIICIDGGMSVNGFYPTTQF, from the exons ATGCATCTGAATTCCCTCATAAATCCAACTTCTTATCTTCCATTACCGTCAAACCGCACAACCACCTCTTTCATTTTCAATCACGGAAGAAAAATATCAAAGTCCAATTGCATTCGAAGCCAGTCTACACAGCAAAGGTGGACTCTTCAGGGGATGACAGCTCTCGTAACTGGTGGGACTCGCGGAATTGG GCGGGCCATTGTGGAGGAATTGACGGGGTTTGGAGCCAGAGTTCATACCTGTGCCAGGAACGAACACGATCTCACCGTATGCCTGAAGAAATGGAATGATTCGGGCTTTGAGGTTACTGGCTCAGTTTGTGATGTCTCAGTTCCAAAGCAGAGGGAGGCGCTCATGGAGTCTGTTTCCTCTCTTTTCCACGGGAAACTCAACATCCTT ATAAACAATGTAGGGACAAACATTCGGAAACCGGTGACAGACTTCACAAGTGCAGAGTTTTCCACTCTCATTGATACCAATTTGGGATCTGTCTTTCACATATGTCAACTTGCATATCCACTTTTGAAAGCATCGGGAATGGGAAGTGTTGTGTTTGTCTCTTCTGTTTCTGGTTTTGTCTCACTGAAGTCAATGTCTGTTCAAGGAGCAACAAAAG GGGCAATTAATCAACTCACAAGAAATCTAGCTTGTGAGTGGGCAAAAGACAATATAAGGAGTAATGCAGTGGCACCTTGGTACATCAGAACTTCAATGGTAGAGCAG GTGCTCAGCAACAAAGACTATCTGGAAGAAGTGTACTCAAGAACTCCTCTTAGGCGCCTAGGAGATCCAACAGAAGTCTCTTCTATTGTTGCGTTTCTTTGCCTACCAGCATCAGCATACATCACTGGCCAGATTATTTGTATTGATGGAGGAATGTCCGTGAATGGTTTCTACCCAACAACGCAGTTCTAA